The proteins below come from a single Desulfitobacterium metallireducens DSM 15288 genomic window:
- a CDS encoding cell division protein ZapA, whose amino-acid sequence MSKEDGKVTVEIFGEKHVLRGTEDLEYIQKLAYKVDKKMRLTAQRFPRLAAHRIAILVALNLEDDLEKLREEQETLMEMLGEQSE is encoded by the coding sequence ATGTCGAAAGAAGATGGCAAAGTAACTGTGGAGATTTTTGGGGAGAAACATGTTCTTCGAGGTACCGAAGATCTGGAGTATATCCAAAAGTTGGCTTACAAGGTGGATAAAAAGATGCGGTTGACTGCTCAGCGATTTCCTCGTTTAGCGGCGCACCGAATCGCCATTCTTGTCGCTCTTAATCTAGAAGATGATCTCGAGAAACTCCGGGAGGAACAAGAAACCTTAATGGAAATGTTAGGGGAACAATCAGAGTAG
- a CDS encoding metalloenzyme, which translates to MHFVMIFLDGFGLGSEENNPIVTARTPNIDHLLGGHLIWGDRSIVRGQARLTPLEATLGVHGIPQSATGQTTLWTGVNASKVLGYHLNAYPNDKLAHVIAEKSIFKQLVDRGQQGMFANTFTPQYEQLVASGKKRHSASTLSAMAGRVKLRRIPDLRAGRAVYYDMTNQVPREMGEDVPLISAEQAGQNLGRLALGYDFTLYEMFLTDVFGHKQRWEESVQLIEQIDEFLGGFLRVIQNEDVAWLLTSDHGNIEDFAIKGHTQNRVPALSWSNRPIEWPRWTTLEDVTPGILELLS; encoded by the coding sequence ATGCATTTTGTTATGATCTTTCTCGATGGCTTCGGGTTAGGTTCAGAGGAAAATAACCCCATCGTGACAGCACGGACTCCCAATATCGATCATCTACTGGGAGGGCATTTGATCTGGGGGGATCGATCCATTGTTAGAGGGCAGGCTCGGTTAACTCCTTTAGAAGCAACTTTAGGTGTGCATGGGATTCCGCAAAGTGCGACAGGTCAGACCACATTATGGACGGGAGTAAATGCTTCAAAAGTTTTGGGGTATCATCTTAATGCCTATCCCAATGATAAATTGGCTCATGTGATCGCGGAAAAAAGTATCTTTAAACAATTAGTTGATCGTGGACAACAGGGCATGTTTGCAAATACGTTTACCCCTCAATATGAGCAACTCGTGGCGAGTGGGAAGAAACGACATTCTGCTTCAACCTTATCGGCTATGGCAGGGAGAGTGAAGTTAAGGCGCATTCCTGATTTAAGAGCAGGACGGGCCGTTTATTATGATATGACGAATCAAGTTCCGCGCGAAATGGGGGAAGATGTTCCCTTAATTTCAGCAGAACAAGCGGGGCAGAATTTAGGACGATTGGCCCTAGGTTATGATTTTACACTTTATGAGATGTTTTTAACGGATGTTTTCGGTCATAAACAAAGATGGGAAGAATCCGTTCAGCTAATTGAACAAATTGATGAATTTTTAGGGGGCTTCTTGCGGGTTATTCAAAATGAAGATGTAGCCTGGCTCCTAACGAGTGACCATGGAAATATCGAAGATTTTGCCATTAAGGGGCATACCCAGAATCGGGTACCTGCTTTATCATGGTCAAATCGGCCGATAGAGTGGCCGCGGTGGACGACATTAGAAGATGTTACACCCGGTATTTTAGAACTGCTAAGTTAG
- a CDS encoding DUF3656 domain-containing U32 family peptidase produces the protein MVNPIHTERAAMELLAPAGSFEAFKAGVENGADAIYLGGKSFSARASAANFDETELRRAVQYAHERNVKVYVTVNILIADQEFPELFDYLYSLYSAGVDAVLLQDIGVADLIQSILPEIERHASTQITVNTSWGAKHLEGLGLKRVVLARETSAEEMKMISQKTPLDIEVFVHGALCVCYSGQCLMSSFIGGRSGNRGRCAQPCRMTYQLVNEERVDTLKDANLGEHLLSPRDMNLVDEITLLKESGVYSLKVEGRMKRSEYVATVIRVYRQALDYVLAQEPTQSGLKPIGEEERTELSQIFNRDFTQAYLKEHPGADLMSYMRPNNRGIRLGRVLQDQDDRVELKLEASLHPGDGIDFWTSRGHEGITVGTIWRGQEEVTEGHPGEHVWIEFVGNKVRTGDRVFKTYDEQLMDKARLSFQEGKEQRKRSLKARLRGSVGEHLTLEMWEGERLSKVQSTNPAQQALKRPLTQEYAFQQLNRLGTTPFYLEELVLDLQGEVMLPVSELNEMRRLAVEGLLQEEDPQQQLTRAVYDQRVRDWKRKLAQEKEQFFDGEPPRRSEDLRHHRKKHDIQNLQSDAAHRLTVSVSDLESVQAALQAGARRIAMGGERWRSRKGMNLDEIRAGYELCQKYGAKALWRLPRILNEGQSIKLQETLQKVKDWGNHPDLLLNNIGEFELLQEIDPDWGFETDFSFNVFNQATLAYWLRQGAQTVTLSPELEHQQLEQFRAWPRTEILVFGDLEMMVSEYCPVGATLGGKKGKHCSAPCVHEPHYLRDRLKYDFPIETDLDCRMHLFNAKRLNLYKELGDIAKMGIRNIRLQLNRATPEQIRDTVRVFLEGWENALQGEKTTEQDVEHVKAYLEARFSEGFTKGHYFRGIL, from the coding sequence ATGGTCAATCCAATTCATACCGAAAGAGCGGCGATGGAACTACTCGCTCCAGCCGGAAGTTTCGAAGCGTTTAAAGCGGGAGTGGAGAATGGCGCGGATGCAATTTATCTTGGGGGGAAAAGTTTCAGTGCGCGAGCGAGTGCGGCTAACTTTGATGAAACGGAACTTCGTCGCGCGGTTCAATATGCTCATGAACGGAATGTAAAAGTGTATGTCACGGTCAATATTCTGATTGCTGATCAGGAATTTCCGGAGCTTTTCGATTATCTCTACTCCCTTTATAGTGCTGGAGTAGATGCCGTTCTTCTCCAAGATATCGGAGTAGCTGATTTAATTCAGAGCATTTTACCTGAAATCGAACGGCACGCGAGTACGCAGATCACGGTAAATACATCATGGGGAGCAAAGCATCTTGAAGGATTGGGCTTGAAGCGTGTTGTTTTAGCCCGGGAAACCTCCGCTGAAGAAATGAAAATGATTTCTCAGAAGACGCCACTCGATATTGAAGTATTTGTTCATGGGGCGCTGTGTGTCTGTTATTCAGGACAATGCTTGATGTCGAGTTTTATCGGGGGGCGTAGTGGGAATAGGGGAAGGTGTGCGCAACCGTGCCGCATGACCTATCAGTTAGTGAATGAGGAACGTGTAGATACGCTTAAGGATGCTAACCTAGGAGAACATTTACTCAGTCCGCGCGATATGAATTTAGTGGATGAAATTACGCTTCTTAAAGAGAGTGGAGTCTATTCTTTAAAGGTTGAGGGCCGGATGAAACGTTCAGAATATGTAGCGACCGTTATTCGCGTTTATCGACAAGCCTTAGATTATGTGTTGGCTCAAGAGCCCACGCAGAGCGGGTTAAAACCGATTGGAGAAGAAGAAAGAACAGAACTTTCCCAAATCTTCAACCGAGACTTCACCCAAGCTTATCTTAAAGAACATCCGGGCGCAGATTTGATGAGTTACATGCGTCCTAATAATCGCGGAATCCGTTTAGGGCGAGTTCTGCAGGATCAAGATGATCGGGTCGAACTCAAGCTGGAAGCATCTCTTCATCCAGGGGATGGTATCGATTTTTGGACTAGTCGGGGTCATGAAGGAATTACTGTGGGTACGATCTGGCGTGGTCAGGAAGAAGTGACAGAGGGCCATCCTGGCGAGCATGTTTGGATTGAATTTGTTGGTAATAAGGTCAGAACGGGAGATCGTGTCTTTAAGACCTATGATGAACAACTGATGGACAAGGCTCGCCTAAGTTTTCAAGAGGGTAAGGAACAGCGTAAACGTTCACTTAAGGCTCGATTAAGGGGTTCAGTGGGAGAACATCTTACCTTGGAAATGTGGGAGGGTGAACGTTTGAGTAAAGTTCAATCGACAAATCCTGCACAGCAAGCGCTCAAGCGTCCCTTAACCCAGGAGTATGCTTTCCAGCAGTTAAACCGATTGGGTACGACGCCGTTTTATTTGGAAGAGTTAGTTTTGGATTTGCAAGGAGAAGTCATGCTTCCGGTAAGTGAGCTTAATGAGATGCGCCGTCTGGCGGTTGAGGGACTCTTACAAGAAGAGGATCCGCAGCAACAACTCACACGAGCGGTGTATGATCAGCGCGTACGGGACTGGAAAAGGAAGCTCGCTCAGGAGAAGGAACAATTCTTTGATGGGGAGCCCCCACGGAGAAGTGAAGATTTACGTCATCACCGCAAAAAGCATGATATACAGAATCTACAGAGTGATGCAGCTCATCGACTGACCGTCTCCGTGAGCGATCTGGAATCCGTGCAAGCCGCTTTACAAGCAGGTGCACGTCGAATTGCTATGGGTGGAGAACGTTGGCGTTCACGTAAGGGAATGAATTTGGATGAAATTCGTGCAGGCTACGAGCTTTGTCAAAAGTACGGGGCAAAAGCTCTATGGCGCTTGCCCAGGATTCTCAATGAAGGACAGAGTATCAAGCTACAGGAAACACTGCAAAAAGTTAAAGACTGGGGGAATCATCCCGATTTATTACTCAATAACATTGGAGAATTCGAACTTCTTCAAGAAATTGATCCGGATTGGGGATTCGAGACAGACTTTTCCTTTAATGTATTTAATCAAGCAACCTTGGCTTATTGGTTAAGGCAAGGTGCGCAAACCGTTACGCTGTCACCTGAATTAGAACATCAACAACTCGAGCAGTTCAGAGCTTGGCCGAGAACAGAAATTTTAGTTTTTGGTGATTTGGAAATGATGGTGAGTGAATATTGTCCTGTAGGTGCAACCTTAGGTGGAAAAAAGGGAAAACACTGCAGCGCACCTTGTGTTCATGAACCTCATTACTTAAGGGATCGCCTTAAGTACGATTTCCCTATAGAGACAGACCTAGATTGTCGGATGCATTTATTTAATGCGAAACGCCTTAACTTATATAAAGAACTGGGTGATATCGCCAAAATGGGCATTAGAAACATTCGTCTCCAACTCAATCGAGCCACGCCAGAACAAATTCGGGATACAGTCCGGGTTTTCTTGGAGGGTTGGGAAAATGCTTTACAGGGTGAAAAGACAACAGAGCAAGACGTTGAACATGTTAAAGCCTATTTAGAAGCGCGCTTCTCAGAAGGATTTACGAAGGGACATTATTTTCGAGGGATACTCTAA
- a CDS encoding endonuclease MutS2 has protein sequence MVINERVIHKLDFDKILERLAGHCLLPRAREIAEALRPYNNQDQVQNALAETGEGKALLRVNPLFSVRGAKEIRPLLERCLRGGTLSPEELLHIRDTLKAARQIKQSLLEGKMETPHLQEIVLGIDPPKGIEDEISRCISEEGSVADQASPQLGEFRRSITRLQQRIRDTLEGIVRNSAYQKILQDPIITQRSDRYVVPVKQEYRQAFSGIVHDQSASGATLYIEPMAVVNLGNELREVILKEQREVQRILLQLSAQVEGEAERIADAHEALAQVDFILAKSHLSESMNSGAPELSDQQEIKLVQARHPLLSGSVVPLNIELGKRFDTIVITGPNTGGKTVALRTVGLLSAMAQSGLHIPAEANSRLGIFTQIFVDIGDEQSVEQSLSTFSGHMKNIVDIVLGADSHSLILLDEIGAGTDPTEGAALAMSIITELHERGCRIIATTHYGALKSFAYNTPRVENASVEFDVETLRPTYRLLIGIPGKSNAFYIASRLGLNDTVLERAKSFVTEREMQVADLIDNLEDTQRDIEREKRRIQEERKTIETESSQLKAKSLKLEEDYQELLALAQDEATEVLRQTRHEAELLIEDLKQALKEENKDQHAIEHARQRIKKLSNKVGTKEKEIRTSAGGGINPEEIKLGQTLYLTKLRQKGHVLKLPTDNGEVLVQVGVMKLNVQLSEVRLVQEEKVSTPRRAETFGQGRIGMSKAQNVRTEIDLRGMMVKEATEELDKYLDDAVLTGAGLVYIIHGKGTGALRAGIQEFLKGHPHVQSFRLGQHGEGDLGVTVVELK, from the coding sequence ATGGTCATCAATGAACGGGTTATTCATAAGTTGGATTTTGATAAAATTCTAGAACGCTTAGCAGGGCATTGCCTATTGCCTCGTGCTCGTGAAATTGCAGAAGCGTTGCGCCCGTACAATAATCAGGATCAGGTTCAAAATGCGCTTGCAGAAACGGGAGAGGGGAAAGCGCTCTTAAGAGTTAATCCCTTGTTTTCCGTGCGCGGGGCGAAAGAAATAAGACCTTTATTAGAACGTTGCCTTCGAGGTGGAACGTTATCGCCAGAAGAACTTTTGCATATTCGGGATACCCTGAAAGCGGCTCGTCAAATTAAACAAAGCCTACTTGAGGGTAAAATGGAGACACCTCATCTTCAGGAGATTGTTCTAGGGATCGATCCCCCGAAAGGAATCGAAGATGAAATCAGCCGCTGTATTAGCGAAGAGGGATCTGTCGCGGATCAAGCCTCCCCGCAACTTGGGGAGTTTAGGCGCTCGATTACGCGTTTGCAACAGCGGATACGGGATACCTTAGAGGGAATTGTTCGCAATTCTGCCTATCAAAAAATTTTACAAGATCCGATTATCACTCAGCGGTCTGATCGTTATGTGGTACCCGTCAAGCAGGAATATCGCCAAGCTTTTTCAGGAATTGTTCATGATCAATCGGCTAGTGGAGCAACGCTCTATATTGAGCCGATGGCGGTGGTCAATCTGGGCAATGAATTAAGGGAAGTCATCTTGAAGGAGCAACGTGAAGTACAGCGGATTCTGCTTCAACTTTCGGCTCAGGTCGAAGGGGAAGCAGAACGGATTGCTGATGCTCATGAAGCGCTAGCTCAGGTCGATTTTATTTTGGCTAAATCACACCTTAGCGAAAGTATGAATTCTGGTGCTCCCGAACTCTCTGATCAACAAGAAATTAAGTTGGTACAAGCTCGCCATCCTCTGCTTAGTGGTTCAGTTGTTCCATTAAATATCGAATTAGGGAAGCGTTTTGACACTATAGTGATTACGGGACCGAATACGGGAGGGAAGACGGTTGCGTTAAGAACAGTCGGGTTACTTTCAGCTATGGCTCAATCCGGATTACACATCCCGGCTGAAGCGAATTCACGACTTGGCATCTTTACCCAGATCTTCGTGGATATTGGGGATGAACAGAGTGTCGAGCAATCCTTGAGTACTTTTAGCGGGCACATGAAAAATATTGTTGATATTGTCTTGGGAGCGGACAGTCATTCCTTGATTCTCCTAGATGAAATTGGAGCGGGAACTGATCCTACGGAAGGGGCAGCTCTCGCGATGTCGATCATTACGGAACTTCATGAACGGGGTTGCCGGATTATTGCTACCACCCACTACGGAGCGCTTAAGAGTTTTGCTTATAATACCCCTAGAGTGGAGAATGCCTCCGTGGAGTTTGATGTGGAGACATTGCGCCCGACCTACCGACTTCTGATCGGGATCCCAGGAAAAAGCAATGCATTCTACATTGCGAGCCGTCTTGGATTAAATGATACTGTTCTTGAAAGGGCGAAATCGTTTGTCACAGAGCGGGAAATGCAAGTGGCCGATTTGATTGATAATCTCGAGGATACTCAACGTGATATTGAACGCGAAAAGCGACGTATTCAAGAAGAACGCAAAACTATCGAAACGGAAAGCAGTCAACTGAAAGCGAAGTCCTTAAAACTAGAAGAGGATTATCAAGAGCTGCTTGCGTTGGCCCAAGATGAAGCAACAGAGGTTCTACGGCAAACGCGGCATGAAGCTGAGCTTTTAATCGAGGATTTGAAGCAGGCCCTAAAAGAAGAGAATAAGGACCAGCATGCTATTGAACACGCACGGCAAAGAATAAAAAAATTATCCAATAAGGTGGGGACCAAGGAAAAGGAAATCAGGACAAGCGCTGGCGGCGGGATAAACCCAGAAGAAATTAAGCTGGGTCAAACGCTCTATTTGACCAAGCTTCGTCAGAAAGGGCATGTCCTTAAACTTCCCACGGATAACGGGGAAGTTCTCGTTCAAGTCGGGGTAATGAAGTTGAATGTTCAGCTGAGTGAGGTTCGTCTTGTTCAAGAAGAAAAGGTCAGCACACCACGACGAGCGGAGACGTTTGGGCAAGGGCGAATTGGAATGAGTAAAGCTCAGAATGTTCGAACTGAAATTGATCTTCGAGGGATGATGGTGAAAGAAGCGACTGAAGAGTTAGATAAATATCTTGATGATGCTGTTTTAACCGGAGCGGGACTTGTTTATATCATCCATGGAAAAGGGACCGGCGCTCTACGGGCGGGGATTCAAGAATTTCTAAAGGGTCATCCTCATGTTCAATCGTTTCGGCTAGGTCAGCATGGAGAAGGAGATTTAGGCGTTACTGTTGTTGAGTTAAAGTAG
- a CDS encoding transglycosylase domain-containing protein, with the protein MASPRKPTRPSRKQRRISKWRVFLLTSGSILAIALIVLLIFVITAVAQTPKWDPAALTNQKESSIVYDKDGQQIAVLHADENRQMVNSSEIPDLVKKTFVAVEDKRFYNHFGIDPIRIIGSAIIDIKSGSAKQGASTITTQLAKNAFIEDPTAKTLTRKIQEAALALQLEHEYTKDEILTFYLNQTFFGESSFGIQAASKTYFGKDDLQSLTPDEIALLAGLPQAPSGYDPYVHPEAAKNRRTIVLGVMKDAEIITPQQYTEYKDTTFTHVEQVKEHRASAQNTTVAGSNFKFPYFVDYVIQELQGEDYKLSPQQIFNGGLKIYTTVDSKIQEAAEAAFANSTNFPQSVDKTPVQGAMTVLDPTTGAIRAVVGGREYTTALGFNRATQGTRQPGSTIKPLVVYGPALEKGGFYTGTVLDDMPVTYNAGNGTNWSPVDYDTESSGWKGRITMRYAVENSVNVYAVKLLNLIGIDTGWEFGKKLGLPLENTDRVLSLALGTPEVSPLDMASAYGSFANNGVHVTSHAIDKIQDANGKDLITPQITQQRVMKETTAYLMNDLLRSVVTDGTGTRAQIGNWAVAGKTGTTSLDPAKYGNKTGSPDAWFAGYTPNYVGVVWMGYDEDPDGKHYLHNVFGGSYPAQIWKQVMTKALEDQPVQTQFKQPAGIVSGAIDAKSGLLPSSLTPSQFIRTEIAAQGDLPTQESNVWVTKEIDADHPAYLAGDKTRNKVSKVFLNITDRNPSLTWPSDEAPYKPPTEIYTGTGEDISNDPVTDPRLPIPTLGPVAYDSTKGTASMAVSYPAGSESLALVLYIKFPGQANYQTFNPQAQPGKSDIITVPLQIDGVTAPGEYVFKATFKDPKTLKYSDTSPVARLTIQNEVTNNQSPKQR; encoded by the coding sequence ATGGCATCCCCAAGGAAACCTACCAGACCGTCACGAAAGCAGCGTCGCATATCAAAATGGCGAGTCTTTCTTCTGACCAGTGGTTCAATTCTTGCAATAGCTTTGATTGTGCTCTTAATCTTTGTGATTACAGCTGTTGCCCAAACTCCAAAATGGGACCCTGCTGCTTTAACAAACCAGAAAGAGTCCTCAATTGTCTATGACAAAGATGGCCAGCAGATCGCTGTCCTTCATGCGGATGAAAATCGTCAGATGGTAAACTCTTCTGAGATCCCGGATCTCGTAAAAAAAACCTTTGTCGCAGTTGAAGATAAGCGATTTTACAATCATTTCGGGATTGACCCGATCCGGATTATCGGCTCAGCCATTATCGATATTAAATCTGGATCTGCCAAACAGGGCGCAAGCACAATCACGACCCAGCTTGCTAAAAATGCCTTTATTGAAGACCCTACGGCCAAAACTTTAACGCGTAAAATTCAAGAAGCTGCTCTCGCACTCCAACTGGAGCATGAATACACCAAAGATGAAATTCTAACCTTTTACCTCAATCAAACTTTTTTCGGTGAATCCTCTTTTGGAATTCAAGCTGCTTCTAAAACCTATTTCGGTAAAGACGACCTTCAAAGCCTCACTCCTGATGAAATCGCGCTTCTCGCAGGTCTACCCCAGGCGCCTAGCGGCTATGACCCTTACGTTCATCCAGAGGCCGCTAAAAATCGTCGAACGATTGTCCTCGGGGTTATGAAGGACGCAGAAATTATCACTCCACAGCAATACACCGAATATAAGGACACCACTTTCACTCACGTTGAACAAGTGAAAGAACACCGAGCCTCAGCCCAGAACACTACAGTAGCCGGTTCGAACTTCAAATTCCCATATTTCGTCGACTATGTTATTCAAGAGCTTCAAGGAGAAGACTATAAGCTCTCTCCTCAGCAAATCTTCAATGGAGGATTGAAAATATATACCACGGTTGACTCAAAAATCCAAGAGGCTGCTGAAGCTGCCTTTGCGAATTCTACTAATTTCCCGCAGAGCGTTGATAAAACACCCGTCCAAGGGGCGATGACAGTACTTGACCCAACGACTGGAGCGATACGCGCTGTTGTCGGCGGGCGTGAATACACTACAGCTCTTGGCTTTAACCGCGCTACCCAAGGTACACGGCAGCCTGGCTCAACGATTAAACCGTTAGTCGTCTATGGCCCTGCCCTAGAAAAAGGTGGCTTCTATACTGGAACTGTTCTTGATGACATGCCTGTAACTTACAATGCAGGTAACGGCACGAACTGGTCTCCAGTCGATTATGATACTGAAAGCTCCGGCTGGAAGGGCCGTATTACTATGCGGTACGCTGTGGAAAACTCAGTCAACGTTTATGCTGTTAAACTTTTGAACTTAATCGGAATCGACACCGGTTGGGAATTTGGTAAAAAACTGGGTCTTCCATTAGAAAATACCGATCGCGTTCTCAGCCTAGCCCTGGGTACACCCGAAGTCTCCCCTCTAGATATGGCTTCAGCTTATGGTTCGTTTGCCAATAACGGCGTACACGTAACCTCACATGCGATCGATAAAATCCAAGATGCAAACGGCAAAGACCTTATTACTCCACAGATAACCCAACAACGTGTAATGAAAGAAACAACCGCCTATTTGATGAACGACCTACTCCGGAGTGTTGTCACTGATGGTACAGGTACGCGTGCCCAGATTGGAAATTGGGCCGTTGCCGGTAAAACTGGGACAACTTCGCTTGATCCTGCGAAATACGGTAACAAAACAGGTAGCCCTGATGCTTGGTTTGCAGGATATACACCAAATTATGTTGGCGTCGTATGGATGGGCTATGATGAAGATCCTGATGGAAAACACTACCTTCACAATGTCTTCGGAGGGAGTTATCCCGCACAAATCTGGAAGCAGGTCATGACAAAAGCTCTCGAAGATCAACCCGTCCAAACTCAATTCAAACAGCCTGCGGGCATTGTCAGCGGAGCAATTGATGCGAAATCCGGGCTCTTACCCAGCAGCTTGACTCCAAGTCAGTTTATACGAACGGAAATTGCAGCTCAAGGTGATTTACCAACACAAGAAAGTAATGTTTGGGTAACAAAAGAGATCGATGCTGATCATCCAGCCTATCTCGCCGGAGATAAAACCCGTAACAAGGTAAGCAAAGTCTTTCTCAACATCACCGACCGCAATCCGTCTCTAACCTGGCCGAGTGATGAAGCGCCCTATAAGCCGCCTACTGAGATTTACACTGGAACCGGAGAGGATATTAGTAATGATCCGGTTACAGATCCAAGGCTACCTATTCCGACCCTAGGGCCAGTCGCGTATGATAGTACTAAGGGAACCGCCAGTATGGCCGTCTCTTATCCTGCAGGTAGCGAATCACTCGCTTTAGTCCTTTATATCAAGTTCCCAGGTCAAGCGAACTATCAAACTTTCAATCCCCAAGCTCAACCAGGGAAATCCGATATTATTACTGTTCCTTTACAAATAGATGGGGTAACAGCTCCTGGTGAATATGTATTCAAGGCTACCTTTAAGGATCCAAAAACCTTGAAGTATTCAGATACCTCCCCTGTTGCACGGCTGACCATACAAAATGAAGTTACAAATAATCAGAGTCCTAAACAGAGATAA
- the tyrS gene encoding tyrosine--tRNA ligase — translation MHILDDLKSRGLIYQHTDEEALRKRLDTPTTLYCGFDPTADSLHIGHLLPILVLRRFQLAGHHPIALVGGATGLIGDPSGKLNERTLNPKETVEEWSAKIKGQLSRFLDFDNADNSAILANNYDWLGSLNIIEFLRDIGKNFSVGTMLAKESVESRMSRGLSFTEFSYMILQSYDFMKLNELYDCELQVGGRDQWGNITSGTDLIRRVSVGEDKQVHGLTVPLVTKSDGTKFGKTESGAVWLDPEKTSPYKFYQFWLNADDKDVVQYLKFFTFLSIEQIQALEIEVTTQPEKRNAQRVLAREMTELVHGREALERAEKISQALFTGGLENLSGAEVEEGFSDVPSSTISDQEILLVDLLIQVGAVSSKRQARESIESGAIYINGARHTDTSATIAQLDKVDEKFLVIRRGKKNYFLAKITK, via the coding sequence ATGCATATTCTGGATGACTTAAAAAGTAGGGGACTGATTTATCAACATACCGACGAGGAAGCGCTTCGAAAGCGTTTAGATACACCCACGACACTTTATTGCGGTTTCGATCCTACGGCGGATAGCCTACATATTGGACATTTGCTCCCCATTTTAGTATTGCGTCGATTTCAGTTAGCGGGTCACCACCCCATCGCTCTAGTTGGAGGAGCTACAGGTCTGATTGGGGATCCGAGCGGAAAGCTTAATGAGCGAACCCTTAATCCTAAGGAAACAGTAGAAGAGTGGTCTGCTAAAATTAAGGGTCAGTTATCGAGGTTCTTAGACTTTGATAACGCAGACAATTCAGCGATCTTAGCTAATAATTATGATTGGTTAGGTTCACTTAACATCATTGAGTTCCTTCGTGATATCGGAAAGAATTTCTCAGTAGGAACGATGCTTGCCAAGGAATCTGTCGAATCAAGAATGAGTCGTGGACTTTCATTTACTGAATTTAGTTACATGATTCTTCAATCTTATGATTTTATGAAGTTAAATGAACTTTATGACTGTGAATTACAGGTTGGGGGCCGAGACCAATGGGGTAATATTACCTCAGGGACTGACTTGATCCGTCGGGTGTCAGTGGGTGAGGACAAACAGGTCCATGGCTTAACCGTACCTCTCGTAACTAAAAGCGATGGTACGAAATTTGGAAAAACAGAGTCAGGAGCAGTCTGGCTGGATCCGGAAAAGACATCTCCCTATAAATTCTATCAGTTCTGGCTGAATGCCGATGATAAGGATGTAGTACAATATCTAAAGTTCTTTACCTTTTTATCAATTGAGCAAATACAAGCCTTAGAAATAGAAGTCACAACTCAACCCGAGAAAAGAAATGCGCAACGCGTCCTAGCTCGGGAGATGACAGAGCTCGTTCATGGACGGGAAGCCCTAGAACGTGCAGAGAAGATTTCGCAAGCATTGTTCACCGGTGGATTAGAAAACCTCAGTGGTGCAGAAGTTGAGGAAGGGTTTAGTGATGTCCCTTCATCGACAATTAGTGATCAGGAGATTCTGCTTGTAGATCTCTTAATCCAAGTCGGAGCGGTCTCTTCGAAACGACAAGCGCGCGAATCAATTGAAAGTGGAGCGATCTATATTAATGGAGCTCGCCATACGGATACATCTGCCACTATCGCTCAGTTGGATAAGGTGGATGAGAAGTTTTTAGTAATTCGTCGTGGCAAGAAAAATTACTTCTTGGCAAAAATAACAAAATAA